A single genomic interval of Oncorhynchus mykiss isolate Arlee chromosome 13, USDA_OmykA_1.1, whole genome shotgun sequence harbors:
- the LOC110493438 gene encoding sphingosine 1-phosphate receptor 1 — protein sequence MEMEASRAAYAGTFPTESIGSLPTNTSPSLLQFFWDYQNNDVIVTHYNYTGKLQTDRYREGLKPEAIAFLVVCLLIILENAVVLIAIWTNKKFHLPMYYLLGNLTLSDLLAGVTYMANIIMSGPNTLRLTPILWFLREGGVFITLAASVISLLAIAIERHVTMVTMKPYHGAKKGRLLALIGGSWALAGLLGVLPVLGWNCMGHLDHCSTVLPLYAKSYILCCVSVFSGVLLAIVVLYARVFRIVRTNTQRQRLGGAKGSLRKGLARKSQKYMALLKTVTIVLGVFIACWLPLFLLLGLDSFCPARRCRLLLKADYFLGVAMVNSLLNPIIYTLTSKDMRRAILKLLCRPCLMTKDGQVKRMGVPFLECSFSKTEVASKKLEGLETTISSGNIVTAQSPIKTLYPKLFKV from the exons ATGGAGATGGAAGCCTCCCGTGCTGCTTACGCTGGGACCTTCCCCACTGAATCTATAGGCTCTCTACCCACCAACACCTCTCCAAGCCTGCTCCAATTCTTCTGGGATTACCAGAACAATGATGTCATTGTGACGCACTACAACTACACAGGCAAgctccagacagacaggtatCGTGAAGGGTTAAAACCTGAAGCCATAGCCTTCCTGGTAGTGTGTCTTCTTATCATCCTGGAGAATGCTGTGGTTCTAATAGCCATCTGGACCAATAAGAAGTTCCACCTGCCCATGTACTATCTCCTAG GTAACCTGACTCTGTCAGACCTCCTGGCCGGTGTCACCTACATGGCTAATATCATCATGTCTGGTCCTAATACACTGAGACTAACTCCAATACTCTGGTTTCTGAGGGAAGGAGGCGTCTTTATCACATTAGCCGCCTCCGTCATCAGCCTATTGGCCATCGCTATAGAACGCCACGTTACCATGGTGACAATGAAACCATACCACGGGGCAAAGAAGGGTCGGCTGCTGGCTCTGATTGGGGGGAGCTGGGCGTTAGCAGGGCTGCTGGGGGTGCTCCCCGTCCTGGGCTGGAACTGTATGGGTCATCTGGACCACTGTTCCACGGTTCTCCCGCTCTACGCCAAGTCTTACATCCTGTGCTGCGTGTCCGTGTTCAGCGGCGTGCTCCTCGCCATCGTCGTTCTCTACGCCCGCGTCTTCCGTATCGTGCGCACTAACACCCAGCGCCAACGCCTCGGAGGAGCAAAGGGAAGCCTTCGCAAAGGCCTCGCCAGAAAATCCCAGAAGTACATGGCGCTCCTCAAGACAGTCACTATTGTACTCGGCGTCTTCATCGCTTGTTGGTTGccgctcttcctcctcctcggcCTAGACTCATTCTGCCCTGCCCGCCGCTGCCGACTGCTCCTCAAGGCGGACTACTTCCTGGGCGTTGCCATGGTGAACTCGCTCCTCAACCCCATAATATACACCCTGACCAGCAAAGACATGCGTCGCGCTATTTTAAAACTGCTCTGCCGCCCGTGTCTCATGACCAAGGACGGGCAGGTGAAGAGGATGGGGGTGCCGTTCCTGGAGTGTAGCTTCAGTAAGACGGAGGTGGCATCGAAGAAGCTGGAAGGCCTGGAGACGACGATCTCCTCTGGGAACATCGTCACGGCTCAGTCACCCATAAAGACTCTCTACCCCAAGCTCTTCAAGGTCTAA